The genomic window GGCGCGCAGCGTGGTGCCGAACAGCCGTAGGGCCGAACGGTACCGGTCGGGACGCGTGTTCCTCGCCGGCGATGCCGCGCACGTGTTCAGCGCGGGCGGATCGGCTCTGAACGTCGGACTCCTGGACGCCATCGCGCTCGGCGAGACGCTCGCCGAGGCGCTCGATCGGGATGGCGACGAGGCTGTGCTCGACGGCTACGAGTCGCGGCGGCGTCCGGCCGTCGACCTCGCGCTCGCGTGCACACGCGTGCAGCACGCGTTGGAGACCGCCGGCGAGGAGGGCGATGGGCTCCGCCGCGTGGCCGGCGAGCTGCTGACCGCCCGGCGGTCCGCCCGCGGCATCGCCACCCTGCTCGAGGGGTGAGACGAGAAACGGCTGAACCCGCGTTTCCGCGGGTTCAGCCGTTCACGATGTCGTGAGACATCACAATGGTGGACCCAGGGGGATTCGAACCCCCGACCTTCTCATTGCGAACGAGACGCGCTACCAACTGCGCCATGGGCCCGAGCCGTGAACGACTCTACCATCCCCGGCGGGGTGGTCTTGACCACCCCGGCGGATGCCTCACACCGCGGTGCGACGACGGCGCAGCACCAGGTCGAGATCGCTCATGCCCGGCTCGGCGGCGTCGACGATGCCCATGCGCGCATACGGGCTCGCGGCCTCGGCGCTCGCACCGGCCCGCTGCGGTTCCTCGCTCGGCGACGTCGGCGCCGGCGATGCTGCCGGCGCGGACGCCGCGGGCGGCCGCAGCACGGGCACCTGCGGCTCCATGCGCTCGGCGCGCTCGGCCAGCTCGGCGCCCGCCGCGGCGCGCTTGAGCTGCTCGGCCTCGGTGATCGACGCCATCACGCTCGCCGCGATCGTGCCGCGCGAGAGGTGGAGCGGCTTCGGCAGGGGCTGCGGGGTCCAGCCGGCCGACGGCGCGGGCTCGGACTCGACCTCGATCGGCTCGAACGGCTCGGCCGCGGGAACGGCGACCGGCACGGGCGACGCCGTGGCGACCGGACGCCGGCGCGCGAGCACGACGAGGCCCGACAGCGCCACGACCACACCTGCCACGCCGCCGAGTGCGACGAACGGCGTCCCGCCGAGGGCGAGGACGACGAGCCCGGTCGCGCCCGTCAGCAGGGACGCCAGCAGAAGCAGCGAGCACAGCGCGCGACGGCGGCGCAGGCCGCGACGCGTGAGTCCGCGTGCGGTCGCCGGCGACGCGCCATCCGGCCCCGCCGACAGGACGGGCACAGGGGCGGTCGCGGCGGCGCGCGCCGCCCGCTCGGCCCGCTCGGCCCGCTCGGCCAGCTCGCGCGCGGCGGCCGCGGCGGCCTCCTCCGCGGCGATGCGCTCGGCGATCGCGAGGTTCTCGGCAGCCTGGGCCTCGAGGCGCGCGGCGAGCTCGTGCTCGTGCAGGATGCGTTCCTGCGCCGCGACCTCGCGGGTCGTCATCTCGACCCGCACCTCCTCGGGCGTCTCCGCGGTCTCGGCGAGGATGCGCAGCGTCTGCTGCAGCCGGACGGCGTTGCGCTCGGTTGCGAGGTACTGCCGCCGGCGAAGCCAGCTCGGCAGGAGGTAGGCGATCCAGAGCGTCGCGGCCACCGCCACGAGCACTCCACCACCGATCGCATCCATGCGACCACGCTAGGTCACGGCGGGTCGGCGCCGCCGATCAGGACGGGGCGTGTCAGCGATCCCCCACCCGAAGGGGGGTGAGCGCGGCCTCGCGATCGGCCGCCGGGATGGCCGCGGCATCCGCCGGCGCCCGGCCCTCGCGCCAGCGGCGCAGCACGCCCCCGGGCACCTCCTCGGCCACGAGCGCGAACGCGTAGTGGTCGCGCCAGTCGCCGTCGATGTGGATGAACCGCCGGCGCAGGCCCTCGTAGCGGAAGCCGAGCTTCTCGACCACGCGCAGCGACGGGCCGTTGTCGGGGCGGATGCAGATCTCCATGCGGTGCAGGCGCAGCGTGAGGAAGCAGTGGTCGGTCGCGAGCGCGACGGCCGTCGGCGTGATGCCGCGGCCCGCGGCGTGCTTGGCGACCCAGTACCCGATCGTCGCCGACGACAGCGAGCCGTGCGTGATCGACGACACGTTGAGCTGCCCGACGAGCTCGCCGTCCCACTCCATGATGAACGGCAGCGCGGTGCCGGCGCGCGCGTGCGCGGTGAGGTTGCGGATGCTGCCGCGTGTGTCGATGATCGACCCGCCGCCGGGATAGGTCGCCTCCCACCGGCGCAGCCAGCCGCGATTGTCGAGCAGCACCCGCTCCAGCGGCCGTGCGTCGCGCGCTCGGACGGGCCGGAGGGTCAGCGACCCGTCGACGAGGGTCGGAACGGATGCCGCGGGCACCTCAGCCTCGCTCGAGTCCGGCCGCGTAGTCCGCGAGCCAGGGCCGCAGCTCCGGGCCGAGGTCGTCACGCTCGGCGGCGAGCTGGACCACGGCCTTGATGTAGTCGAGCTTGTCGCCGGTGTCGTAGCGGCGACCGCGGAAGACGACGCCGAACACTCCCCCGGTCGCCTCGACGTCGCCGGCCATCTCCATGAGCGCGTCGGTCAGCTGGATCTCGCCGCCCTTGCCCGGCGCGGTGCGGTGGAGCACCTCGAACACCTGGGGCTTCAGCACGTACCGGCCGATCACGGCGTAGTTCGAGGGTGCGACCTCCTTGGCCGGCTTCTCGACGAGCCCCGTGATGCGGACGACGTCCTCGTCGTCGGTGGGCTCGACCTCGGCCGCGCCGTACAGGTGGATGCTGTCGGGGTCGACCTCGAGCAGGGCCACGATCGTGGCGTCGCGCTTGACCTGCTCATCGAGCATGCGCGTGAGGAGCACGTCGCGCGCATCGATGATGTCGTCGCCGAGGAGGACGGCGAACGGCTCGTCGTTGACGTGCATCTCGGCACGCAGCACCGCGTGACCGAGCCCCTTCGGGTCGCCCTGGCGGACGTAGTGGATCTGCCCCAGCTCGGTGGACTCGTTCACCTTCTCGAGCTTGTCGGTGTCGCCCTTCGCCTCGAGTGTGTACTCGAGCTCGGCGACCCGGTCGAAGTGGTTCTCGAGCGCGTTCTTGTTGCGCCCCGTGATCATCAGCACATCGGTCAGGCCCGCCTCGACCGCCTCCTCGACGACGTACTGGATGGCGGGCTTGTCGACGACCGGCAGCATCTCCTTGGGCATGGCCTTCGTCGCCGGGAGGAAGCGGGTCCCCAGTCCGGCAGCAGGGATGACGGCCTTCGTGATCCGATCTGTCATGGCCATCAGCGTAGCCGTACCCCGTGCCGGAACCGGCTGCGCCGCGGCCTAGGATGGCTGCCATGCCCGACGATCCCACGGTGGTCAAGCGCATCCTCCGCGCCGAGCTCCGCGAGCGCCGGCAGGTCATGCCGGCGCACGAGCGCGAGCTCGCGAGGGAGGGCTTCACGGCGCGCCTCCAGGAGCTCGTCGGCTCGACCGGTGCCCGCTCGCTCTCGTGCTACCTCTCGATGCCCACCGAGCCCGACACGCGCCCGTTCGTGCGCTGGGCCGAGGCGAACGGCATCCGCGTGCTGTTCCCCGTGACCCGCGAGGACGGCCTGCTCGACTGGACCGTCGGCGAGGAGGAGGACGAGGTCACGGGCCTGCACGGTATGCCCGAACCGGTCGGCGAACTGCTCGGCCCCATGGCCATCAACGACGTCGACCTCATCCTGGTGCCCGCCGCGGCGGTGGATGCCACGGGCATGCGCCTGGGCTGGGGCCGGGGCTACTTCGACAAGACCCTGGGTTCGATGGGAAAATGTCCTCCGGTGTATGCCATCGTCTTCGACGGCGAGTTCGTCGAGGAGGTGCCGCGCGAGGTGCACGACCAGCCGGTGAACGGCGTCGTGACGCCCACGCGCATCGTGGCGTTCTGAGCCCGGCGTACACCTCCAGTTCCACCGACGGATCGCCCGGAGTCCCCATGCCCACCTATTCCTACCGCTGCACCGAGTGCGGCGACGCCTTCGACATCCAGCAGGCCTTCACCGACGACAGCCTGACGGTCTGCCCCGCGTGCGGCGGCAGGCTCCGCAAGCTGTTCAGCGCGGTCGGCGTGACCTTCAACGGGTCGGGCTTCTACCGGACCGACTCGCGGGCGGGCTCGAAGCCGGGCTCGTCGGGCGGGGGTTCGGCGGATGCGTCGGGGTCGTCGTCGTCCGCGTCCGGCTCGTCGTCCTCCGGCTCCTCGTCCTCCGGCTCCTCGTCCTCCGGCTCGTCGTCCTCCGGCTCGGGCTCGTCGTCGTCCGGCGGCTCGTCGAGCGCCGCATAGCTGCAGCCGTCCCCGCCGCAGACCCCGACCACCCGAACGGAAAGGGAGCCAGCCGAGTGCTCAAGGGATTCCGGGAGTTCATCCTCCGAGGCAACGTCATCGACCTGGCCGTCGCCGTCGTCATCGGCGCCGCGTTCACGGCCGTCGTCAACTCGATCGTCGCCAATGTCTTCAATCCGCTCATCGGGGCGCTCTTCCGTGCCGACAGCCTCGACACGGCGCTCGTGCTGGAGATCCCCACGACGACCGGCGGCGTCGCCGAGGTCAGGTTCGGGGCGGTCCTCGGCGCGATCCTCACCTTCCTCATCGTGGCCGCCGTCGTCTACTTCGTGTTCGTCATGCCGATGAACCTCTTGAAGCAGCACGCCGAGGAGCGCCGGAAGGCGGGCGAGCCCAAGCCCGAGGATCCGGAGACCGAGCTCACGCTGCTCGCCGAGATCCGCGACCTCCTCGCGGCCGACCGCGCCGCAGGGCCCGGGACGCACCGCGCCGAGTGACCCGGCGCCCGCCGTTCACCAGTGCGGCGGGCGTTCGCGCGTGATGCGCTCGTCGTCGGCGCTGGCGGGCGCTCGCGCCACCTGCTCGTCGTCGTGCGCCCCCGGCACCGCCGACTCCGGCGCCGCATCCGTACCGGGCGCCGGCGTGAGCTTCGCCCGGCGTGCCCCACGGGTGCGCTCGACGCGCTGCCGCGGTTCCGCGTCGTCCCCGGTCATCCCGCCGCCGGCTCCTCCGACGGTTCCTCGGCGCCGCCGCCCTTGCCCAGCACCGCCGCGACGCGCTCGGCCACCGACTCGGGGTCGCCGAACAGCTCGAAGCTGTGCACGCGCAGGTAGTGCCATCCGAGCCGACGCAGGACATCGGGCCGCAGGCGCAGCGACTCGCGCAGGCTCTGGCCCGCGAGCGCCGGATCGGTTTCCACCACCACGGCCCGGCCGGCGGAGGCGGCCGCGAGCGACAGCGTGCCCCGGTGGCCCACACTGGTGCGGATGCCACGACGCTCGAGGCGGCGGGCGAGGTCGACCAGCATCGGGTCGCCGACGCCCGGCGCACGCGGCGCCGACTGCTGCTCCTCCGTCTGCGCGAGCACGTTCGCGAGCGCGATCACGCCGTGCCGCTGGCGGTCCGGCTCGATGTCGTCGGGTCGGAACGCCGACACGATGTCCATCGACCGGCGCGCCCGCGTCATCGCGACCGCGAGGAGCCGCTCGCCGCCGGGCTCGCCGAGCGAGCCGAAGTTGGAGAGCAGGCGGCCGTGCGGCGTGCGGCCGAAGCCGATCGAGAAGATCACCCGGTCGCGGCTCTGCGCGACGGCCTGCTCGAGCGTCAGCACCGTGAACGGCTCGGCGCGGTCGCGCAGGATGAAGTCCGACAGGTCGGTGCGCTTGGCGAACGCGGCGAGCACGGCCTGGTGCACGCGCGCCGCGTGCCGGGCGCTCGCGGTGATCACCATGAGCGACTCGCGCGGGCGCTTGACGGCGTGCTCCATGACGAGCTCGACGACCTTCGCGACCTCGGCGTCGAGGCTCTCGACCGTGCCGGTCACCGGGTCGGGCAGTCCGTTCCCGCGAACGTAGTGCAGGCCGAGGCTGCCGTGCCCGAGGAAGCTCCCCGCCCACGGCATCGAGACGATCCGCCCGCCGTAGAAGCGGCGGTTGACGAGCTCCGCGAGATCCTCGCCGCCCGCGCGATAGCTGCGCGTGAGCGTCATGGTGGGCAGCAGGTCGGCCAGTCGTGCGAGGGCGGAGTCGGCGTGCAGCGCGTCGACCCCGTGCTCGGGCTCGGGGCGATCCTCGGCGTCGGGCCGGATCGCCGTCTCGAAGCGCGTCGGCGTCTGCGTCACCGGGTCGCCGAACGCGACCACCTGCTTCGCCCGGCGGATGGCGCCGAGGTTCTCGGCGATCGTCGTCGCGCCGGCGTCGACCAGGACGACGGTGTCGAACGGGATCGCATCGTCGATGGCGGGCACCTCGTAGGGCGAGGCGAGCCAGACGGGCGCGAGCGCACGGAACAGGTGCGGCGCCTCCCGGTGCAGCCGGTCGGGCCGGACGCGGTCGCCGCGCAGCATGCGCCGCAGCCGCTCGGCCTCGTCGGGGTGGTCGACGATCGCGACGCGCCACGCCTCGGCCAACCGCCACGCGAGCAGCGGCCCGGCCGCGGTGGCGTGCGCGTCGTCGACGAGCCGGAAGTCGGCCTCGAGCCGGTCGAGCACGGTCGTGTTCGCGCCGAGCAGCGCGGGATCGCGTGCGAGCATCGTCTCGAGCACGGACTGCCACCAGGCCAGCTCGAGCTCGGAGGAGACCTGCTGCTCGGGGACGTGGCGCTTGGCGAGGTCGATGAGCAGCGGGTCGAGGCCGAGGCCGCGCAGCTTCTGCAGCAGCGCCGTGCGCTCCTGGAGGTTATGCAGCACCTCGGACTCGGCGGCGAGCCCGGCCAGCGTGGCCTCGAGGTCGCGGAGCGGGCGCGCGCCGAGCCGGCGCGGCGTCCCCTCGAGGCCGAGCGGGAGGTCGAGCGCCTGCAGGTCGGCGGAGACGGTGTGGTAGGCGACGTGCACGTCGTCGAGCCCGACCGGCACGCTCGGCACGGCTCCGGCCTCGGAGTACCGATGCCAGAGGGTGCGCTGCTGCTGGATGCCGCGGAGCGCGGCATTGAGGTCGCCGACGTGCACGCCCGGGCGCACGTACTCGAGCGCGAGGCGCTTGAGCCGGCGACGGTTCGCACCCGACATCCCGGTCTCGCGCCGCGGGGCGGTCGCGGCGATGAGCTCGCCGAGCGGGCGATCGTAGACGGAGGGCTGGAACTTGTCGAGCGAGTCGCGCACGTCGTGCAGCAGCCGGAGGAACACGCCCAGCTCGGCGACCGACTCGAACTGGCGCAGCCGGGTCTGGCCGATGAGCGCCCGCGCGCGCTCGAGCAGGCGCGGCAGGTCGACGCCGCTCAGGCGCTTGGCGAGGTCGTGCGCCGCCGTCGCCTCCTCGGACGTCGCGAACGCGGCGCCGTACCACGGCGAGTCGCCGGGGCCGTAGCGGAACTCGCCGAGCGCGGCGGCTCGCACGAGGTCGGCGGCGACCCCGTCGCGTCCGCTCGCGAGCGCGACGAGCGAGTCGCGGTCCAGCCGGGCCGTCGTGTCCGGGGGCGTGGACATCGCGGCGAGGCCGGCGAGCGCGGTCAACGCGTCGAGCACGGACGCCCGCAGCTCCGGGTCGCGGCGCGTGAGGGCCTGCCGGTAGTCCAGCAGCACCTTGCGCAGCCGCACGAGCGCGTCGTCGACATCCGCGATGCGCGGTTGCTCGGCCTTCTCGTTGCGGTTGATCGACTGGATGAGGTCGCGTCGGAGCCGCTCGGTCGTGACCGCGAGTCCCCCGAGGCCCACCTGGCCGAGACGGTGGGCGATGCCGTCGAGGCTCGAGCGACGGGCGCCGACGACGAGGACTCGCCGTTCGTTCGCGACGAGCGCGCCGATGGCGTTGACGATGGTCTGGGTGCCCCCCGTGCCGGGCAGCGTCTTCACGACGAGCGAGTCGCCCTGCTCGATCCGCGCGATCACCTGCTCCTGCTCGGAGTCCGCGTCGAGCAGCAGCCGGTCGGTCGACGGCGGACGTTCGTCCTGCGGCACGATCCGCGGCGGGTCGGCGGTCGTGGCGACCGCCGCGCGCGCGGTGGGGTTGCCGGCGATCGCGTCGATCACGGGGTGCTCGAGCCGCGCGGCATCCGCCCCCATCGCCGGGCCGACTTCGGCGAACGAGGAGACGACGAGCCGCGGCGCGACGTGGAAGGACGGCAGGTGCGAGGTGAGCCCGCGCAGCCGGTCGATCACCGGCTGGGGCTTGAACACGCCGTTCGTGATCGCGAGCGCGACGAACGCGTCGGCGTCGAGCGTGATCTGGAACTGCTCGTGCAGCTCGCGCGCGAGCGCGGGGTTGAGGAACGGCTGGCCCTTGAGCTTGAGCTCGAAGTCGCGGCCGTAGCGGCGGATGGCGAGGGGCCGCAGCAGCACCGGCGCGAGGTAGCCCTCCCCGCCGTGCTGCCACGACGCGAGGCCGATCGCGAGATGGACCGACTCGATGCCGCGCACGGAGCGCAGCTCGATGCCCTTCTGCGTGATCTCGGCCGCGGCGAGCCGGGCGTTGCGCAGTGCGAGCTCGTCGCGGATGAGGCTGGACAGCAGCGTGGAGTGGCCGGTGATGAACTGGGGCAGGCCGCCGGGATGCGTCGTCGAGAGTTCGAGTCGCGTGCGCGGCGTGTCCTCGAAGTGCACCAGCGGCGAGCGCCCGCCGAGCTCGCGGAGTTCGGCGTGCCATCGCCGCCAGCTGGGCTCGGCGACGTTGGATGCGACGACGCGCGGGTCGCCGACCGTGACGGCCTGGGGCGCGGCCGGGTCGCTTCGGACGCCCGATGACCCGCCCTGCACGGCGGCACGGGTCTCGGGCTCGTCCTCGAGGAGGTCGTCCTCGTCGTCGTTGCGATCGAGCCGTTGCACACCGACACCATACGGTGCACGCGGCCGATCTCCCGGAGCATCGCCGATGCCGCGAGGATTTCGATACCCACTGGGTATTGATACCATGGGGGTATCCGTATCCCCGAGGAGCACGCATGAAGTCCACCACCCCCGCCGAAGCCCATGCCGCGACCGACGCCTTCATCCTCGACGTCCGCGAGCACGAGGAGGTCGCGCAGGCCCGCGTCGACGGCGCCCACCACATCCCCCTGGCCGCGCTCCCGGAACGGCTCGGGGAGGTGCCGCGCGACCGCACGGTCTACGTCATGTGCGCGCTCGGCGGCCGGAGCGCACGCGCGACCCAGTACCTGGAGCAGCAGGGCGTCGACGCCGTGAACATCGACGGCGGCATCACCGAGTGGCACCGCGTCGGGCTGCCCGTCACGATCGGAGGCATCGCATGAGCACCATGACCGAGACCAAGTCCGACGCGCAGCGCCGCATCGCGAACCGGCTGAAGCGTGCGCGCGGCCAGCTGAACGCCGTGATCGACGCGGTGGAGTCGGGCGCCGACTGCCGCGCCGTCGTCACCCAGCTCGCCGCCGTCTCGAGCGCGCTCGACCGGGCGGGCTTCGCGGTCATCTCCACCGCGATGCGCGACTGCGCGACCGACCCCGAGGGCGCCGCCGGAGGCGACAAGCTCGACTTCGACGAGCTCGAGAAGCTGTTCCTCTCGCTCTCCTGAGCCGCAGCGCCCTCGCCTCCCCCCAGCGGGGGCGATGCGTCACGACGACGACGCCGGCCGGTGGATCACCGGCCGGCGTCGTCGCGATCTCCGGGCGCGCCGGATCGGCGCGGGAGCCTCAGGCCAGGCTCGCGAGCTCCAGGCCGTGCGCCTTGGCCACGCCCTCGTTGGTGAGCTTCCCGCCCGTGGCGTTCAGGCCCTTCGCGAGCGCCGCGTCGCCGGCGAGCGCGGCCTGCCATCCGAGGTCGGCGAGCTTCAGCGCGTAGGGCAGCGTGGCGTTCGTGAGCGCCGGCGTCGACGTCGCGGGGACCGCGCCGGGCATGTTGGCGACGCAGTAGTAGATCGCGTCGTGCACGCGGAACGTCGGCTCGGCGTGGGTCGTGGGTCGCGAGCCCTCGAAGCAGCCGCCCTGGTCGATCGCGATGTCGACGAGCACGGCGCCGCGCTTCATCGTCGCGACCATCTCGTCGGTGACGACCTTGGGCGCCGCCGCGCCGGGCACGAGCACCGCGCCGATCACGAGGTCGGCGTCGCGCACCTGGCGCGCGGTCTCGTAGGGCGACGAGGCGAGCGTCTTGATGCGGTGGTCGTACCGGGCGTCGAGCTCGCGGAGCTTCGCCAGCGAGATGTCCATGACCGTCACGTCGGCGCCGAGGCCGAGCGCGGTGGCCGCGGCCTGCTCGCCGGCGACACCGCCGCCGATCACGAGGACCTTCGCGGGCGCCGTGCCGGGCACGCCGCCGAGCAGCACGCCGCGGCCGCCCTTCGACGCGTGCAGCTCGGCCGCGCCGACCTGCGGGGCGAGCCGGCCGGCGACCTCGCTCATGGGCGTGAGCAGCGGGAGCGAGCGGTCGGCGAGCTGCACGGTCTCGTAGGCGATCGCCGTGACGCCCGAGTCGAGGATGGCGCGGGTGAGCGGCAGGTCGGCGGCGAGGTGCAGGTAGGTGAAGAGCGTGAGGTCCTCGCGCAGGAAGCGGTACTCCTGCTCGATGGGCTCCTTGACCTTGAGGACGAGCTCGGCCGCCCACGCCTCGTCGGCGGTCGCGACGATGTTCGCGCCGGCGGCGCGGTACTCGTCGTCGTGGTACCCGGCGCCGTCGCCGGCACCGGCCTGGATGTCGACGCGGTGGCCGCGCAGCGAGAGCGCGTTCGCTCCGGCGGGCGTCATCGCGACGCGGAATTCGTTGTTCTTGACCTCAGCGGGCACGCCGATGTGCATGGTTGGCTCCGAATGCTGTGTGGGTATGTACCTCTATCGTCGCCGCTTGTTCGCTGTTTCGAAAGCCGATCCGCACGACGTTCGGTAGACTCGATGCATCCGTCCCGAATGTTCGAAGGGAACCCCCGCCGTGAGCGATCTGCCGCAGTTCAGCGAACCCGCCCGCGTCGCGCTCGACGCGATCGACCGCCAGATCATCGCCCGGCTGCACGAGAACGCCCGCATCCCCAACGTCGAGCTCGCGCGCGAGGTCGGCATCTCGCCGTCGACGTGCCTTGCCCGCGTGCGATCGCTGCGCGAGCGAGGCGTGATCACCCGCTACACCGCGGAGATCAACCCGGCGGCGCTCGGCTACACGCTGCAGGCGCTCGTCTCGGTGCGGATCCGCCCGGGAGCGCGGCACCTCATGGAGCAGATCTCCGACGAGCTGCGCAGCGAGCCCGAGGTCGCGCAGCTGTTCTTCCTGGGCGGCAGCGAGGACTTCCTCATCCACGTGCGCGTGCGCGACAGCGAGCACGTGCGCCAGTTCGTGCTGAAGAACCTCTCGGCCAACCCCGCGGTCGCCCTCACCGAGACCAACCTCGTGTTCGAGCACCACACCGCGAACTCAGCGGGCCTGCGCACCGTGCTCTGACGCCGGCCGGGGCGGTGCGGATGCCACGAGGCGCCGTCAGCGGCCGACCGGCAGGATCTCGCCGAGGTCGAGTCCGGCGGGCGCCTCGAGCTGCTCGTACGTGCAGCTCTCGGGCGTGCGATCGTGCCGCCACCGACGGAATTGCGCGGTGTGGCGGAAGCGGTCGCCCTCCATGTGGTCGTACGCGACCTCGACGACCAGTTCGGGCCGCAGCGGCACGAAGGAGAGATCCTTTCCGGCGCTCCACCGGCTCACCGCGCCCGGCATGCGTCCCGTGCGATGAGCCTCCTGGTCGGCCCACTCCCCCCACGGATGGCTCGACAGGTCGGCCTCGACGTACGGCGCGAGCTCCTCGACGAGCGCCTTCCGGCGCGCCATGGAGAAGGACGCGGCGACACCGACGTGCCGCAGTCGCCCGTCGTCGTCGTAGAGCCCCAGCAGGAGCGACCCGACCACGTCGCCCGTCTTGTGCCAGCGGTACCCGGCGACGACGCAGTCGGCCGTGCGCTCGTGCTTGATCTTGAACATCGTGCGCTTGTCGGGCTGGTAGGTGCCGTCGAGGGGCTTGGCGACCACGCCGTCGAGTCCCGCACCCTCGAACCGTTCGAACCACTCGCGCGCCTCGGCGAGGTCGGACGTCGCCGGCGTGACGAAGACCGGGTCGGATGCGGCGGCGAGCGCCCGCTCGAGCCGGGCCCGCCGCTCGGAGAAGGGCCGCCCCGTCAGGTCGTCCTCGCCGAGGGCGAGGAGGTCGAACGCGACGAAGGAGGCGGGTGTCTGCTCGGCGAGCAGGCGCACCCGGCTCGCCGCCGGGTGGATGCGCTGCTGGAGCGCGTCGAAGTCGAGCCGACCGCCCCGCGCGAGCACGATCTCGCCGTCGACGACGCACCGGTCGGGCAGGTTCGCCTTGAGCGCCTCGACGAGCTCGGGGAAGTACCGGGTCATCGGCCGCTCGTTGCGGCTGCCGAGCTCGACCTCGTCGCCGTCGCGGAAGACGATCGTGCGGAAGCCGTCCCACTTCGGCTCGACGTGCCCGACATCGGGGATCTC from Agromyces aurantiacus includes these protein-coding regions:
- a CDS encoding ATP-dependent DNA ligase produces the protein MDLPVMPPVSPMLAKSVKEIPDVGHVEPKWDGFRTIVFRDGDEVELGSRNERPMTRYFPELVEALKANLPDRCVVDGEIVLARGGRLDFDALQQRIHPAASRVRLLAEQTPASFVAFDLLALGEDDLTGRPFSERRARLERALAAASDPVFVTPATSDLAEAREWFERFEGAGLDGVVAKPLDGTYQPDKRTMFKIKHERTADCVVAGYRWHKTGDVVGSLLLGLYDDDGRLRHVGVAASFSMARRKALVEELAPYVEADLSSHPWGEWADQEAHRTGRMPGAVSRWSAGKDLSFVPLRPELVVEVAYDHMEGDRFRHTAQFRRWRHDRTPESCTYEQLEAPAGLDLGEILPVGR